The following is a genomic window from Chthoniobacterales bacterium.
ACAATTCCACAACCGGGAGCAACTCGACCACTGGCACGGGGACGAGCACGAATACGTCGGGCTCCACCACGGGCGGGACCGGCACATCGTCGGACACTGGCGGGACCTCCACCGGCAGCTCTGGAGGCGGCGCGGCGAACACTTCGACTTCCGCGGGCGGCTCCAGTTCGAGCGGCGGCGGCGGTGCTGGCGGCGGTCGATAAACCTCCAGCCGGCTTCACTCGAAAAACCCGTGGGTCGCCCCCTCGACCGGTGCCCGCGGGTCTTTTCGCGCTATTTTTCCTCGGCCGGCGGCTCGGAGCCGACGCTTACCGGGATAGTCTCGAGCTTGCCCAGTTCCGCCCGGAGGAACGTCTTCACCTCGTCGATTCCCTCCGAGCGATCCGCCGAAATCGTGATGATCGGCGCTTTCCGAACCGAGCGTTTGAAACGCTTGAGGTTCTCCTTCGCCGATTCGAGGTCCATCTTGTTCGCAATCACCGCCCACGGCCGCTGACTCAGCGTCGGGTCGTAGAGATCGAGTTCTTTGCGAAGGGTGCGGAAATCCTCGAGCGGATCGCGCCCCTCGCTGCCCGCCATGTCGATGACGAAGAGCAGCAACCGACAGCGCACGATATGACGCAGGAACTCGTGGCCGAGGCCCTTGTTGTCGTGGGCGCCCTCGATGAGGCCGGGAATGTCCGCGACCGTTAGCCGCGCATAGTCGGGATACTCGACCACGCCGACGACGGGATTGAGCGTCGTGAACGGATACGAAGCGACCTTGGGATGCGCGGCGGAAAGCTGGCCGAGCAGCGTGGACTTGCCGGCATTGGGAAATCCCACGAGGCCGGCGAAGGCGATCGTGCGCAGCTCGAAGAGGAACCAGCCTTCCTCGCCGTCTTCGGGCGGCTTCGACTGGCGCGGGGCGCGATTGAGCGAGCTCTTGAAGTGGGTGTTGCCCTTGCCGCCGCGCCCGCCCTTGCAAAGGACGAATTCCTGGCCGGACTCGACGAGATCGGCGAGAAGTTCGCACTGCTCGGCCTCGAGTTTGAGCTTCGGCGCGGGCTCTTCGTCGAAATCGAGCGGATCGTGCACGCGTGGCCTGAAGGCGTCGGGCAGCCGATAGATTAGGGTGCCGATCGGGACATTCACGTAGGTCGGCGGGGCCGAACGGCCGTGCTTGTCCTTGCCCTGGCCGTGGCCGCCCTTCTTCGAGCGGATGATCGGCTCGTAGTAGAGCGCGACGAGATTGTCCGTGTGCGGATCGGCGCGCAGGATGATGTCGCCACCGTCCCCGCCATCGCCGCCATCCGGGCCGCCGCGCGGAATAAATTTTTCGCGCCGCATGCTCACGCATCCCGTGCCGCCGGCGCCCGCAATGCCATGCACGCGGATCTGATCAACAAACTTCATCGCGGGAGATTCTCACGCCGAATCCCCGCGGGCGAAGAAAATCAACCACCCGGTTTCAGAAGGGACGCATAGAGATCCACGGTCTTTTTCGCGATTGCGTCCCAGCCGAACATTTCCTCCGCACGCCGGCGCCCCGCCTTGCCGAAGGCCGCGCATTTTGCCGGATCGGCCATCAGGTCGTTGATCGCCGCCGCGAGATCGCGCGAGAACCTGTCGGGATCGACCGGCTCGAACGGGCTCTCGGTCATCTGGTCGATCGGCACGAGCGTTCCGGTCTCGCCCGGCACGACGACCTCCTTGATGCCGCCGACGGCACTGGCGACCACCGGCGTCTCGCAGGCCATCGCCTCGAGATTGATGATGCCAAAGGGCTCGTAGATCGACGGACAGACGAACACCGCCGCGTGGCTGTAGAGCTCGATCTTGGCCCGGGTATCGACCATTTCCTGGATCCACATCACGCCCTCGCGGTGCTCCTGCGCCCCGGCCACGGCGGCCCTCATTTCCTCCGCGATCTCGGGAGTGTCCGGCGCGCCGGCGCAGAGGACGATCTGGAAGCCGGGATCGAGATACTTGATCGCGTTCACGAGGTGGACGATGCCCTTCTGCCGCGCGATGCGGCCGACGAAGAGAATGTAGGGCCGGGCGGGATCGATGCCGAAGTGCTCGAGCGAGGCCCGGGAATCCGTCGCCTGGTATTCCTCGAGATCGATGCCGTTGTAGATGATCGGCACCCGCTCCTCGGGAATGTCGAACAGCCGAAGGATGTCCGCCTTCGTTCCCGCGGACACGGCGATCACCGCGTCGGCCATTTCCATCGCGGTCTTCTCGAGCCAGCAGCTGAAATCGTAGCCGCCGCCGAGCTGCTCGCGCTTCCACGGCCGCAGCGGCTCGAGCGAATGCACCGTGATCACAAGCGGGATGCCGTAGTTGAGCTTCGCGAGAATGCCGCCGAAATGGGCATACCACGTGTGGCAATGCACGACATCGGCATCGATGTTCGTCGTATTGAAATCCGTGCAACGGCGCACCGCGCCGAACACGGATTGCAGCGGCTTCGGGCACGTGAATCCGCTGGCATCGAGGCCGAAGCCTTTCACGACGGGGTTTCCGGTCGGCACGTCCTGATCGCCGAACGCCCTCACCTCCACATCGATATGCCGCGCGAGGCCGCGGCTGAGATAATCGACGTGCACGCCCGCGCCTCCATAAATCGTGGGCGGATATTCGTTCGTGAGGAGAAGTGTTTTCACGTCGCCACGCTAACAAAGCCTCCCTCTCAAACAAGCCGGCGCGAAGATTGATTGCGCGGCGGATTTCGATCGCGATCCATTCGCGATTCCGAGCCATTCCAGGTCACCCGGGATATTCTCAACCGCCATGAAAAGATGCTCTCGATCCTGTTGGGAGGGCTGCCCGGGCTGGACACGTGACGGCCGCGGCTACGCGCCGAGCAACCAGGTGAGCTGGCCGTCGAGCGGCGCCACCTTCGCGCAGGGATAATCCGACGTGCCGCTGAAGACTTCGTTCAGCACGTCGTCCTTGCCGGCGCTGTTCACGAGGAAACACACGTGGCGGGCGGCATCGATGAGCGGATACGTGAACGTGATGCGCCACATGTCCATCTGCGGCACGAAGTTTTCGACGACGAGCTTCTCCCGCTCGACGAGCGCGGGAGTGCCGGGAAAGAGCGAGGCCGTGTGACCGTCGGGCCCCATTCCGAGGAGAACAAGATCATGGCGAAACACGCCGCCGCCGGCACGGGCGCGCAGGGCGACTTCGTATTCGTGGGCCGCCGTCGCAGGATCGATCTCCCCCTTCATGCGCAGGATGTTTTCCGTTGGAATCGGCACCAGATCGAGCAGGGTGCGGCGTGCCATCAAATAGTTGCTCCTCTCGTCATCCGGCGGCACACAACGCTCGTCGCCGAACGTGATGACGACCTTGCGCCAGTCGATGGCGCGTTTTGCGAACGCCTGAAAAACCGGCTTCGGGGTATTGCCGCCGCTCAGCGCGAGGGTGAAGACGCCGCGCTCGCGGATCGCCTCGTTGGCGCTGGTCTCGAGCAACTGCACCGCGTCGTTCACGAAGTCGTTGGAATGAATGATGTCGGGTTTCATAAAATTTTTACATGAGGCGCACGGGCACGCTGAACTCGATGATGCCCGCGCCGGCGCGCAGGCGCGGCAGGTTCACGGTGGTGAGCGAAGCCTTGCGAATGTTGAAGCACGAGCCGCCGGAGAATGCGGAGATCGCCTCGCTGAAATCCGGCTCGTGGCCGACGAGCATCACGTGGTCGAACTTCGTGCAGGCGGCAAGGCCTTCCATGCAATCGTCCGGCGACATGCCGCAGGCGATCCATCGCTCGATCAAGACCTCCCGGTCGTCGAGGCGCCTGGAAACGGCGCGCGCGGTCTGCTCGGCGCGCACCACCGGACTGGAAAGAATGATGTCCGGAATCAGCCCGAAGCGGACGCAGAATTTGCCGACCTTGTCCGCCTGCTCGAGGCCTTTCGGGGTGAGCCGACGGTCGAAGTCGGTGGTGACTTCGTCCTCGGCGTCGCCATGACGGAGAAAGGTGAGCAGCATCGGACGGCCAGCCTAGAACGGCGAAAGCGGTTCCAGCAACCTCCGAACGGGCAACAATTCCGTGGCGGCGCGCTCAGGCGAGATCGTTCTCGAGCACGATGCGGTAGCGGGCCTTGCCGGCACGCAGGTGCTCGAATGCGTCGTTCACCTTCGACATCGGGAAGAGCTCCGTGACCGGCGCCACGCCGTGCCGCGCGCTGAACTGCAGCATCCGGTCCAGCGCAGTCGGACTCCCCGTGGGTGATCCCGAAATCGACTTCTGCCCCATGATGAGGCCAAACGCCGGCACCGGCAGCGGCTCGAGCACGGCGCCGACGACGTGCAAGCGGCCTTGCGGCGCGAGCGCCCCGAGCAGGCCAGGAATGTCGAGCGGCACATTGATTGTCGAGACGATGAGGTCGAGGCTGCCGGCGATTTTCTTGAGCGCGTCGGCGTTCTTCGTGTTGTGCACGAAATGCGCGCCGAGCTTTCTGGCCTCCGCTTCCTTGCTGTCGCTCGTCGTGAAGGCGTGGACCTCGCAGCCCCACTTGTTCGCGAATTGCAGCGCCATGTGGCCCAGGCCGCCGATCCCGATGACGCCGACGCGGGCCGTCGGGGGAATGTTGTGGACGAAGAACGGCGCAAAGACGGTAACGCCGCCGCAAAGCAGCGGGCCGACCTTCGCGAGATCGAGCCCCTCGGGTAGCGGACGCACCCACGGCCACTGCGCGCGCACGCGATCCGCAAAACCGCCGTGACGTCCGACGATCGTGCCCTGCGCGGTCGCGCAGAGGTGATGATTTCCCGACAGACACTCCGGGCAGGAGAGGCAGCTGAACGCCGTCCAGCCCAGGCCCACCTGCTGGCCGACCGCAAGGCCCTTGGCCTGATCGCCGAGCGCGACGACCGTTCCGGTGACCTCGTGTCCCGGCACGAAGGGATAGCCGGTCATCCCCCAGTCGTTATCGAGCATCGAGAGATCGGAGTGGCAGATGCCGCAGTGCGACACCTTGATCTCGACCTCCTCGGGGCCGAGATCGCCGGGATCGTAGGCGTATGGCTCGAGGGTTCCCTTGGCGTTCGTTGCGGCGTAGGCGTGGATCTGGCTCATGGGATGAAAACAGGTTTGTCGTTTCCCGAACTGTTGCCCCACAAACGCCATTTCGCAAAAAATCTTTGTTCGATCGCGGTCGAAAAAGCGAAAGCCGCCG
Proteins encoded in this region:
- the obgE gene encoding GTPase ObgE, encoding MKFVDQIRVHGIAGAGGTGCVSMRREKFIPRGGPDGGDGGDGGDIILRADPHTDNLVALYYEPIIRSKKGGHGQGKDKHGRSAPPTYVNVPIGTLIYRLPDAFRPRVHDPLDFDEEPAPKLKLEAEQCELLADLVESGQEFVLCKGGRGGKGNTHFKSSLNRAPRQSKPPEDGEEGWFLFELRTIAFAGLVGFPNAGKSTLLGQLSAAHPKVASYPFTTLNPVVGVVEYPDYARLTVADIPGLIEGAHDNKGLGHEFLRHIVRCRLLLFVIDMAGSEGRDPLEDFRTLRKELDLYDPTLSQRPWAVIANKMDLESAKENLKRFKRSVRKAPIITISADRSEGIDEVKTFLRAELGKLETIPVSVGSEPPAEEK
- the glgA gene encoding glycogen synthase; the protein is MKTLLLTNEYPPTIYGGAGVHVDYLSRGLARHIDVEVRAFGDQDVPTGNPVVKGFGLDASGFTCPKPLQSVFGAVRRCTDFNTTNIDADVVHCHTWYAHFGGILAKLNYGIPLVITVHSLEPLRPWKREQLGGGYDFSCWLEKTAMEMADAVIAVSAGTKADILRLFDIPEERVPIIYNGIDLEEYQATDSRASLEHFGIDPARPYILFVGRIARQKGIVHLVNAIKYLDPGFQIVLCAGAPDTPEIAEEMRAAVAGAQEHREGVMWIQEMVDTRAKIELYSHAAVFVCPSIYEPFGIINLEAMACETPVVASAVGGIKEVVVPGETGTLVPIDQMTESPFEPVDPDRFSRDLAAAINDLMADPAKCAAFGKAGRRRAEEMFGWDAIAKKTVDLYASLLKPGG
- the pgl gene encoding 6-phosphogluconolactonase is translated as MKPDIIHSNDFVNDAVQLLETSANEAIRERGVFTLALSGGNTPKPVFQAFAKRAIDWRKVVITFGDERCVPPDDERSNYLMARRTLLDLVPIPTENILRMKGEIDPATAAHEYEVALRARAGGGVFRHDLVLLGMGPDGHTASLFPGTPALVEREKLVVENFVPQMDMWRITFTYPLIDAARHVCFLVNSAGKDDVLNEVFSGTSDYPCAKVAPLDGQLTWLLGA
- a CDS encoding histidine phosphatase family protein, whose amino-acid sequence is MLLTFLRHGDAEDEVTTDFDRRLTPKGLEQADKVGKFCVRFGLIPDIILSSPVVRAEQTARAVSRRLDDREVLIERWIACGMSPDDCMEGLAACTKFDHVMLVGHEPDFSEAISAFSGGSCFNIRKASLTTVNLPRLRAGAGIIEFSVPVRLM
- a CDS encoding NAD(P)-dependent alcohol dehydrogenase, with protein sequence MSQIHAYAATNAKGTLEPYAYDPGDLGPEEVEIKVSHCGICHSDLSMLDNDWGMTGYPFVPGHEVTGTVVALGDQAKGLAVGQQVGLGWTAFSCLSCPECLSGNHHLCATAQGTIVGRHGGFADRVRAQWPWVRPLPEGLDLAKVGPLLCGGVTVFAPFFVHNIPPTARVGVIGIGGLGHMALQFANKWGCEVHAFTTSDSKEAEARKLGAHFVHNTKNADALKKIAGSLDLIVSTINVPLDIPGLLGALAPQGRLHVVGAVLEPLPVPAFGLIMGQKSISGSPTGSPTALDRMLQFSARHGVAPVTELFPMSKVNDAFEHLRAGKARYRIVLENDLA